The Candidatus Nomurabacteria bacterium genome has a segment encoding these proteins:
- a CDS encoding ABC transporter ATP-binding protein has product MEKQEKAKVFTNVWKHWKNTFFQNRLALVVTICLYLSAVSIELFFRPMQWKIIFDSAPDPKIWMHFSFIIYALVLGWILNRSGDYFLTKSESNIIKGLRDYAMEKLLGKSSDFFTSNSSGKLVAKSKRFSHNSEAVIDEFVFVILRACLFVIGLATYIWIKLPYLGIFVSSWVLVFVVVTVLILKFRLKYDLSESTADSVTTGSISDIFLSVFTLRAFSIVGNVLVDFKNLTKDEHEKRLLSWRVSNFQWAIQSALVVFLEIFVMMSVLTRVSGGIETIGTIALVQSFIASLANYMYSLGRSLNRIRISMADAYELSLLLDEEEVENTSILQNEISRRFSVSCQDVDFSYPGGGKALHQFSFVFQEGRRYGLVGHTGSGKSTLVKLILRLYEKSQGSISISGQDISSIEKNRIRSWISYVPQDPHFPSWTIKRILKMGKLSATDEELQEAAEKASCNFIWEKLPKGFETIVGERGIKLSGGERQRLAIACAILKDAPVVIMDEPTSALDAETEKYIQDAITSCFMGKTMIVVAHRLSTVAVLDEIVLMDNGSVVESGDHDTLLEQSETYSRMWQLQTNPEIV; this is encoded by the coding sequence ATGGAAAAACAAGAAAAAGCCAAAGTTTTTACCAATGTTTGGAAACACTGGAAAAACACCTTCTTCCAAAACAGATTGGCCCTAGTAGTGACAATCTGTTTGTATCTTTCTGCTGTATCTATCGAATTATTCTTTCGACCTATGCAGTGGAAAATAATTTTTGACAGTGCGCCAGATCCAAAAATCTGGATGCACTTTTCATTTATTATTTATGCCTTAGTTTTGGGATGGATTCTCAATAGGTCAGGAGACTACTTTTTGACCAAAAGTGAATCTAATATCATCAAAGGTCTTCGTGACTACGCGATGGAAAAATTATTAGGAAAATCATCTGATTTTTTTACTAGTAATTCTTCCGGAAAACTAGTCGCCAAGTCAAAAAGATTCTCCCATAACTCAGAAGCGGTAATAGATGAGTTTGTTTTCGTTATTTTACGAGCATGCTTGTTTGTTATAGGACTTGCCACTTACATATGGATCAAACTTCCATATTTAGGAATCTTTGTTTCATCTTGGGTTTTAGTATTTGTCGTTGTAACAGTACTTATTTTGAAGTTTAGACTAAAATATGATCTTTCGGAGTCAACTGCTGACTCTGTAACGACTGGGAGTATATCAGATATATTCCTTTCAGTTTTTACATTGAGAGCATTTAGCATCGTTGGAAATGTCTTGGTAGACTTCAAAAATCTTACCAAAGATGAACATGAAAAAAGACTTCTTTCGTGGCGAGTTAGTAATTTCCAGTGGGCAATCCAATCAGCACTTGTGGTTTTTTTAGAAATCTTTGTAATGATGAGTGTTTTGACTAGAGTATCTGGTGGCATCGAAACAATCGGAACCATAGCACTAGTTCAATCATTTATTGCATCTTTGGCAAATTATATGTATTCGCTTGGTAGAAGTCTAAACAGGATTAGAATTTCTATGGCAGATGCATACGAACTCTCTCTACTTTTGGATGAAGAAGAAGTTGAAAATACTTCTATTCTTCAAAACGAAATCTCGAGAAGATTTTCTGTTTCTTGCCAAGATGTTGATTTTTCTTATCCGGGAGGAGGAAAGGCCTTGCATCAATTCTCTTTTGTTTTTCAGGAGGGAAGACGTTATGGGCTGGTAGGTCATACAGGCAGTGGCAAATCCACTCTTGTAAAATTAATCCTCCGGCTTTACGAAAAGAGTCAAGGCAGTATAAGTATATCCGGTCAAGATATAAGTTCTATAGAAAAGAACAGAATCAGAAGCTGGATTTCTTATGTTCCTCAAGATCCACATTTTCCATCTTGGACCATAAAGAGAATACTCAAAATGGGAAAGCTAAGTGCAACGGACGAAGAACTACAGGAAGCTGCAGAAAAAGCGTCTTGTAACTTTATCTGGGAAAAACTTCCAAAAGGTTTCGAAACCATTGTCGGAGAACGTGGCATCAAGCTTTCTGGAGGAGAAAGGCAAAGATTGGCAATAGCGTGTGCAATACTAAAAGATGCGCCTGTTGTAATAATGGATGAACCAACTTCTGCACTTGATGCAGAAACAGAAAAGTACATCCAGGATGCCATAACTAGTTGTTTTATGGGTAAAACAATGATTGTTGTTGCACACAGACTTTCTACTGTAGCGGTTTTAGATGAAATTGTTCTTATGGATAACGGAAGCGTTGTTGAAAGCGGCGATCACGATACACTACTAGAACAATCTGAAACTTACAGTAGGATGTGGCAACTCCAAACAAATCCTGAAATTGTTTGA
- a CDS encoding AtpZ/AtpI family protein — protein MNEENIQDLKKRRDKITNKIFLLGLKIALIFGIPAVLGAIIGRELDEYLGTSPWMKIIVLFIAFVSSWFMVYMEYKRLSRELEKVESEISNSK, from the coding sequence ATGAACGAAGAAAACATCCAAGATCTCAAGAAAAGGAGAGATAAAATAACTAACAAAATATTTTTACTAGGGCTCAAGATAGCCCTTATATTTGGCATACCAGCAGTTCTTGGAGCAATAATAGGCCGAGAACTAGACGAATATCTAGGGACAAGTCCTTGGATGAAAATAATAGTTCTTTTTATTGCTTTTGTTTCTTCTTGGTTTATGGTCTACATGGAATACAAAAGGCTTTCTAGGGAGTTAGAAAAAGTTGAGTCAGAAATATCTAATAGTAAATAA
- the atpE gene encoding ATP synthase F0 subunit C — MENMDFETARVIAKGMATLSMFGSAIGEGYLIGKALEAIGRNPEQTGSIFSKMIIGVALAESTAIYAMVVFFLL, encoded by the coding sequence ATGGAAAACATGGATTTTGAAACAGCAAGAGTTATCGCCAAGGGTATGGCAACTCTTTCTATGTTCGGTTCTGCTATCGGTGAAGGTTACCTTATTGGTAAAGCACTAGAAGCTATCGGAAGAAACCCTGAACAAACAGGTTCTATCTTCTCAAAGATGATCATCGGTGTTGCGCTAGCTGAGTCTACAGCTATTTACGCTATGGTTGTATTCTTCTTGCTATAA
- the atpA gene encoding F0F1 ATP synthase subunit alpha, whose product MDTFINKIKQKIENFEPQISENEFGEVVSVRDGIAKISGLPDCMASEIIEFESGEKGIALNLEEDYIGAIILGEGNGIKEGNRAKRTGKILSLSVGDGVLGRVLNALGEEIDGKGSIQRTKEVLIERIAPGVIERKPVDQPLSTGIKAIDSMIPVGRGQRELIIGDRQTGKTTIALDTIINQKGQDVICIYVSIGQKNSKVSKIVADLEERGALDYTVVVSASAGESPSNLYLAPYTGVAIAEYFMGQGKDVLIIYDDLTKHAIAYREISLLLRRPPGREAFPGDVFYLHSRLLERACRIDEKYGGGSITALPIIETQAGDVSGYIPTNVISITDGQIFLETNLFYKGVRPAINPGLSVSRVGGSAQIKSMKKNAGTLKLTMAQYRELESFAQFDSDLDPETKKTIERGKRITEMLKQNEYSPIKTPLQVVSIFAMNEGYFDEVKVEDVKKKESELSSFMENRFSDLLKEIQKDWNDEIKQKLVSALEEFKISA is encoded by the coding sequence ATGGATACATTTATAAACAAAATAAAACAAAAAATAGAAAACTTCGAACCTCAAATTTCTGAGAACGAGTTTGGCGAAGTTGTTAGTGTGCGAGATGGAATCGCAAAGATATCTGGACTTCCAGACTGTATGGCATCAGAAATCATAGAGTTTGAATCTGGAGAAAAAGGTATAGCTCTAAACCTAGAAGAAGACTACATAGGTGCGATTATCCTAGGTGAAGGCAATGGAATCAAAGAAGGAAACAGAGCAAAAAGAACAGGAAAAATACTTTCTCTAAGTGTTGGAGATGGCGTTTTGGGTAGAGTTCTAAACGCTCTCGGAGAAGAAATAGACGGCAAGGGAAGTATACAAAGAACTAAAGAAGTTCTTATCGAAAGAATTGCTCCTGGTGTTATAGAGAGAAAGCCGGTAGACCAACCACTCTCAACTGGTATCAAGGCTATAGATTCCATGATCCCAGTAGGAAGAGGTCAAAGAGAACTTATAATCGGTGATAGACAAACTGGTAAAACAACAATTGCTCTAGACACTATAATCAACCAAAAAGGACAAGATGTTATCTGTATCTACGTATCCATAGGACAGAAAAACTCAAAAGTTTCAAAAATAGTTGCCGACCTAGAAGAAAGAGGTGCTCTTGATTACACAGTTGTTGTATCTGCTTCAGCTGGAGAAAGTCCATCCAACTTATACCTCGCTCCTTATACAGGTGTTGCTATCGCAGAGTATTTTATGGGACAAGGAAAAGACGTTCTTATAATCTATGATGACCTGACAAAACATGCTATTGCTTACAGAGAGATATCTCTACTTCTTAGAAGACCACCAGGAAGAGAGGCGTTCCCTGGAGATGTTTTCTACCTACACTCAAGACTACTAGAAAGAGCCTGTAGAATAGACGAAAAATACGGGGGCGGATCAATCACGGCTCTTCCTATAATCGAAACTCAAGCAGGAGATGTTTCTGGATATATTCCAACAAACGTTATATCAATCACAGATGGACAAATCTTTCTAGAAACAAACCTATTCTACAAAGGTGTCAGACCTGCTATAAACCCAGGACTTTCTGTTTCTCGTGTTGGAGGATCTGCACAAATAAAATCTATGAAGAAAAATGCCGGTACACTCAAGCTTACAATGGCACAATACCGAGAACTAGAAAGCTTCGCGCAGTTTGATTCTGATCTAGATCCAGAAACAAAGAAAACAATAGAAAGAGGAAAAAGAATCACAGAAATGCTAAAGCAAAACGAATATTCTCCGATAAAAACTCCTCTACAAGTTGTATCAATCTTTGCTATGAATGAAGGTTACTTCGACGAAGTAAAAGTAGAAGATGTAAAAAAGAAAGAATCTGAACTATCTTCTTTTATGGAAAATAGGTTTAGCGATTTGCTAAAAGAAATACAAAAAGACTGGAATGATGAAATAAAACAAAAACTAGTTTCAGCTCTAGAAGAGTTCAAAATATCAGCATAA
- a CDS encoding F0F1 ATP synthase subunit delta gives MISSKKLASYIYKERDSKDFDNFLDKLFSVLKKNNLFKIIPKVLEEIYKIDEKEKKKNKIKLYTSHKFGDETIKKILQKYDIDPKETEIIEENELIGGFILENKGKLYDASIKTNIRKLEEEILRV, from the coding sequence ATGATAAGTTCAAAAAAACTCGCATCTTATATATACAAAGAAAGAGATTCGAAAGACTTCGATAATTTTTTGGACAAGCTTTTTTCTGTTTTGAAGAAAAATAATCTATTCAAAATAATCCCAAAGGTACTAGAAGAAATATACAAGATAGATGAAAAAGAAAAAAAGAAAAACAAAATAAAACTATACACCTCGCACAAGTTTGGAGACGAGACTATAAAAAAGATTCTACAAAAGTATGATATCGATCCAAAAGAGACTGAAATAATAGAAGAAAACGAACTCATAGGAGGATTCATACTAGAAAACAAAGGTAAATTGTACGACGCAAGTATAAAAACAAATATTAGAAAATTAGAAGAGGAAATTCTGAGAGTATAA
- the atpF gene encoding F0F1 ATP synthase subunit B, translating into MLDILQKIGFDWQVALANLINFLIVFYLIKRFFLKKITSVIDERKQKIEEGLEDAEKSKSLMLEAENEKSAILKEANQKVGEILKSAETRGEEIVAKNKIEGEKSREKIIEEGKESIKQEKEKVLGELKKNFLETLVGGIESVSSVEVSQEKAEKYTEEMLKKI; encoded by the coding sequence ATGCTTGATATTCTTCAAAAAATAGGTTTTGACTGGCAGGTAGCCCTAGCAAACCTCATAAACTTCTTGATAGTTTTCTATCTTATAAAAAGATTCTTTCTCAAAAAAATCACATCTGTGATAGATGAAAGAAAACAAAAGATAGAAGAAGGTCTAGAAGACGCTGAAAAAAGTAAGTCTCTTATGCTTGAAGCAGAGAACGAAAAGTCAGCAATACTAAAAGAAGCAAACCAAAAAGTTGGTGAGATACTTAAGAGTGCCGAAACAAGAGGCGAAGAAATCGTAGCAAAAAACAAGATAGAAGGAGAAAAAAGTAGAGAAAAAATAATAGAAGAAGGAAAAGAGTCTATCAAGCAAGAAAAAGAAAAAGTACTTGGTGAGCTCAAGAAAAACTTCTTGGAAACCCTGGTGGGAGGTATAGAAAGTGTTTCGAGTGTAGAAGTTAGTCAAGAAAAGGCTGAAAAATATACAGAAGAAATGCTCAAAAAGATATAA
- a CDS encoding F0F1 ATP synthase subunit A, with translation MLGIEREISPIGPETIFEISGFRVANSTLFIVFMIILMIVFYKTVMKKFKTKPTSIQVGVEMLYEGVIDLIDQITGNKERSKKVFAIVFSILVFVGISNLIGLIPGLTSITYDGLSIFRTPTADFNTTFVLAFGSVLVLQFVSIKEWGLWGHINKFVKISDLVKGFKGGIKSGMMALIDFFIGLLDIVGELAKVFSLSLRLFGNMYAGEVLMIIIVGSLAYVLPSVWLSMNLLVGVIQALVFGSLVTAYYMLSVKEDESQS, from the coding sequence ATGCTTGGAATTGAGAGAGAGATATCGCCGATAGGTCCAGAAACTATTTTTGAAATAAGTGGTTTCAGAGTAGCTAACTCAACTCTTTTTATAGTCTTTATGATAATTCTAATGATTGTTTTTTATAAAACAGTCATGAAGAAATTCAAAACAAAGCCGACAAGTATCCAAGTAGGAGTAGAGATGCTATACGAAGGAGTTATAGATCTTATCGATCAAATAACAGGAAACAAAGAAAGATCTAAAAAAGTTTTTGCTATTGTTTTTTCTATTTTAGTTTTTGTTGGTATTTCTAATCTTATAGGACTTATACCAGGTCTTACAAGTATCACTTACGATGGACTATCTATATTTAGAACCCCAACAGCAGATTTCAATACGACTTTTGTTTTGGCGTTTGGATCAGTTCTAGTTCTGCAGTTTGTAAGTATAAAAGAGTGGGGTCTATGGGGACATATAAATAAGTTCGTTAAAATAAGTGACCTTGTAAAGGGTTTCAAAGGTGGAATAAAAAGCGGAATGATGGCGCTTATAGACTTCTTTATAGGACTACTAGATATAGTAGGAGAACTTGCAAAGGTTTTTTCGCTTTCACTTCGTTTGTTTGGAAATATGTATGCGGGAGAGGTGCTCATGATAATTATCGTGGGCTCTCTTGCGTACGTACTACCTAGTGTATGGCTCTCGATGAACCTGCTCGTAGGAGTAATACAAGCTCTGGTTTTCGGATCTTTGGTGACGGCATACTATATGTTGTCAGTCAAAGAAGACGAGTCGCAGAGTTAA
- a CDS encoding cupin domain-containing protein has protein sequence MKGYFGKIENLTEDNSSFRKVLYTGKHSQLVLMSLKPGEEIGMEVHEENDQFFRFEAGTGKVLIDGNEYDVEDGDAIIVPSGAEHNVVNTGSVDLKLYTIYSPAHHKDGIERITREEAMANEAEFDGVTTE, from the coding sequence ATGAAAGGATATTTTGGAAAAATAGAAAATCTAACAGAAGATAACTCTAGCTTTAGAAAGGTGCTATACACCGGCAAGCATTCACAACTCGTACTCATGAGTCTAAAGCCTGGAGAAGAGATCGGTATGGAAGTTCACGAAGAAAACGATCAATTCTTCAGATTCGAAGCGGGAACCGGAAAGGTTCTAATAGACGGCAATGAATATGATGTAGAGGACGGAGATGCAATAATAGTGCCATCTGGCGCGGAGCACAATGTTGTAAACACAGGATCTGTCGATCTAAAACTATACACCATATATTCTCCAGCTCATCACAAAGACGGCATAGAGAGGATTACCAGGGAAGAAGCAATGGCAAACGAAGCTGAGTTTGACGGAGTAACCACTGAATAA